One Poecilia reticulata strain Guanapo linkage group LG19, Guppy_female_1.0+MT, whole genome shotgun sequence genomic window carries:
- the si:ch211-1e14.1 gene encoding UPF0606 protein KIAA1549 isoform X1: MAGILSAVGLAVMLQALMRDQCAAFLGITVLVTLISAGSPLPDESLLDSNTSPVEVLGGVPKTTRSSPSALPDSHYTAFKNPESLSALLSIPETVPKARTADSELLKSGHGASENSKSVVPRNVSVEETGVRTTPPLSPIGLPQGFEASATISTEKRGVRTSPHKQEYNFSLYSKIWKQLPQSNASLTTVNPSALRKSTFHQSLDHEEETTSSLVQNGTLKQMQSVVTSVANPPLEPPELALSESESQKVASSRQIVQNKSEQNMNTLPSLDEIMAPGYHMPFITPQSSLVFSDPNQVPSEDFYPSNTMNVDWGSGDYLETMSFFNTDNDDYSLVTKVLSDPYDMEDDTEIYDTAFPSRVGISPSSRHLGYASSPSSLMTPYLTVPPHQSIYPSSLSTKASNLLKPTDVAGTDAPDVSDIDWGDAFTIRPTDVLLPDMNSLEYYTTQLTKDSNASETGAEYRQNVTEMSINATMAPPSTDVTSDGNLTEGESSSDLSGFEPHYESTTVVTTEITPQLSNASESFLDPSIVPTYVLDPSSSVRDGPVSTTGWFTHSLTVDIDSALAEILHPSATSLLPEDLASSSLTDVHWFVTESFDDGPTLITPVITATAAFSPEPPENTTAIATDPMSQDSFATEQPGDMTLVSNESMSYNVTLVPPVMFGDQSVTEDGADNRTTMVTNPTSSEVITAAETTNPAATNTPHQATTGSSATAETSTSVGITTATSKPTTAPSTTSRQYLCKVDHPVYLTKTGFPSGVTVGFAKSQVRDILKVEFNKSVELQVVSPPPQFVFRVVSGPVVYTAISVINALRRSGRRFLYVSPNQTTPDQKYQVHTVLQFVPGHVDVRCCSFFESVEKGLIMAFAEVRRRSKESTNFTIHILNITTATNRYGEQQLARQPVDITFTVSGSRGYLMGSKVSNALMKLTMVEFSYYIGFPVLQIAEPFHYPELNTSQLLRSSWVRTVLLGILDKKMSERTFQANMERRVALLLGEAMGQVRRVKRATVVGNSSVQVLSVSRLEGADNPAEMVYFVEGQNGQRMPAVQTANLLNSLDVQRAAIVLGYRVQGVLAQPVEKMASSPSDSENSNMWIVIGVVVPLLVVVIIISILYWKLCRTDKLEFQPDAMTTIQQRQKLQAPSVKGFDFAKLHLGQQSKDDVMVIQEPALPGSGSAPLAQSIKDGLSPSENGEVPTPKSKTSASSTKASRGGRRRERISPSDGDSVVSDHSSEREPTEENLRAHATPSDSKQTRKNRIGPPPMNGAANEQLSSASIFEHVDRMSRATDASRRLPNKVQLIAMQPMPVPPLHGPPVNGKPSDTNQMNKEIQAALRHKSEIEHHRNKIRLRAKRKGHYDFPAMDDIIDSLGDAKEQDRIYQKAQTQIDKILDPDNPVPAVFMDSKKSGRGRRSPKQRLKNQLNGGLIEADKDHLITEDSDAVYRKCPGVNNVAYVSDPDQGPGSPQRSPSPTDDVFLGPASSPPGHAPPPPPYLPPQPSIEEARQQMHSLLDDAFALVSPTSQSSTAGITLPGVNPQGCSPPGRGPRAWGPSYQPPFPGRFTELGVSSPAIQGLTPRQGLGSSFLPPGEAAGLSESLQPDSLFSSRALYAKELPSSARPRPVGGTTGAQLHHLTQVGLSSHMNGYPAGIRAAPGQNGGLGWNHYHTDNFSRLDVEKEAMHRSGSGDPTAPPVHLDTSAAAAAYLSSPPPLDTSPPTHSSASLIKAIREELLRLSQKQAAVSSYHS, from the exons ATGGCAGGTATTCTCTCCGCTGTGGGTTTGGCGGTGATGCTCCAGGCTCTGATGCGTGACCAGTGTGCAGCGTTTCTGGGGATAACAGTGTTGGTAACGCTGATCTCTGCTGGCTCACCTCTTCCAG ACGAGTCTCTGTTGGACTCAAACACCTCCCCTGTCGAAGTTCTTGGAGGGGTTCCAAAGACAACAAGATCATCACCGTCCGCCTTACCAGACTCACATTATACTGCCTTTAAGAACCCAGAGTCACTCAGTGCCCTCCTCTCCATTCCTGAAACAGTTCCCAAAGCAAGAACTGCTGACAGCGAGCTTTTAAAATCAGGGCATGGTGCTTCTGAAAACTCTAAATCTGTAGTGCCAAGGAATGTCTCTGTAGAGGAGACAGGTGTTCGAACAACTCCGCCATTAAGCCCCATTGGACTTCCCCAGGGATTTGAGGCGTCAGCTACAATCTCCACTGAAAAGAGGGGGGTTAGGACTAGTCCTCACAAACAGGAATATAATTTTTCTCTATATTCCAAGATTTGGAAGCAACTACCCCAGTCTAATGCGTCTCTGACGACCGTAAATCCTTCTGCTTTgagaaaatcaacatttcatCAAAGTCTTGATCATGAAGAAGAAACAACTTCAAGCCTGGTGCAGAATGggacattaaaacaaatgcagtcaGTTGTGACCTCAGTGGCCAACCCACCTCTTGAACCTCCCGAACTAGCTTTGTCTGAGTCTGAAAGTCAAAAGGTGGCTTCAAGCCGCCAAATAGTGCAGAACAAATCTgaacaaaacatgaacacacTACCCAGTTTAGACGAGATCATGGCTCCTGGCTACCATATGCCTTTCATCACCCCCCAATCCTCGTTGGTTTTTTCTGACCCTAACCAGGTGCCTTCAGAGGACTTCTACCCTTCAAACACCATGAATGTGGACTGGGGTTCTGGAGACTACTTGGAAACGATGTCCTTCTTCAACACGGATAATGATGATTACTCTCTGGTTACTAAGGTTCTCTCAGACCCATACGATATGGAGGACGACACAGAAATCTACGACACAGCCTTTCCTTCCAGAGTGGGCATATCGCCTTCCTCCAGGCACCTTGGTTATGCCTCATCTCCTTCCAGCCTCATGACGCCATACCTCACCGTTCCTCCACATCAATCCATTTATCCATCCTCCCTTTCTACAAAGGCTTCCAATTTATTGAAGCCGACTGATGTAGCTGGAACAGATGCACCTGACGTATCAGACATCGATTGGGGAGATGCCTTCACAATTCGACCAACAGATGTCCTCTTGCCTGACATGAACAGCTTAGAGTATTACACCACTCAGCTGACAAAGGACAGCAATGCTTCAGAAACTGGAGCAGAGTACAGGCAGAATGTCACTGAGATGTCCATCAATGCTACAATGGCTCCACCCTCCACAGACGTGACGTCTGATGGTAATCTGACAGAGGGTGAGTCCTCCAGTGATCTGTCAGGGTTTGAACCTCATTATGAATCAACTACAGTAGTTACCACAGAGATCACTCCTCAGCTGAGCAATGCTTCTGAGTCTTTTCTTGATCCTTCCATCGTCCCAACCTACGTCTTAGATCCCTCTTCCTCTGTAAGGGATGGTCCAGTTTCCACCACAGGCTGGTTTACACATTCGCTCACCGTAGATATTGATTCTGCTTTAGCAGAAATTTTACATCCAAGTGCAACATCTCTTCTACCAGAAGATTTAGCATCGTCTTCTCTGACAGACGTCCATTGGTTTGTTACAGAATCATTCGACGACGGTCCTACACTCATTACTCCCGTCATAACTGCAACTGCAGCCTTCTCTCCTGAACCCCCTGAAAACACCACTGCCATTGCAACTGACCCAATGTCCCAAGACTCATTTGCAACCGAACAACCCGGCGATATGACTCTAGTTTCAAATGAATCCATGTCTTACAATGTTACTCTGGTTCCTCCGGTTATGTTTGGTGATCAGAGCGTGACGGAAGACGGAGCGGATAACCGAACCACAATGGTCACAAACCCAACAAGCAGTGAAGTTATTACTGCTGCGGAAACCACAAATCCAGCTGCCACAAATACCCCTCATCAGGCAACAACCGGATCTTCTGCCACCGCTGAAACCTCCACTAGTGTTGGCATCACCACTGCTACCAGCAAACCAACCACAGCTCCATCAACTACATCAAGGCAGTACCTCTGCAAAGTTGACCACCCTGTTTATTTAACAAAGACTG GTTTCCCGTCTGGGGTGACTGTTGGATTTGCCAAATCTCAAGTGAGAGACATTCTGAAAGTGGAATTTAACAAGTCAGTGGAGCTGCAG GTTGTTAGCCCTCCTCCACAGTTCGTCTTCCGGGTGGTGTCGGGTCCAGTTGTGTACACAGCCATATCTGTCATCAACGCTCTGCGAAGGTCCGGCCGGCGCTTCCTCTATGTGTCCCCTAACCAAACGACACCGGACCAAAAGTACCAAGTCCACACAG TGTTGCAGTTTGTCCCGGGTCATGTTGACGTGCGATGCTGCAGCTTCTTTGAGAGCGTGGAGAAAGGTTTGATCATGGCTTTTGCAGAAGTACGGCGTCGGTCGAAGGAATCGACCAACTTCACCATCCAT ATTCTAAACATCACCACTGCTACAAACAGATATGGGGAACAACAGCTGGCGAGGCAGCCAGTAGACATCACCTTCACTGTCAGTGGTTCTCGGGGTTATCTTATGGGGTCGAAGGTCAGCAACGCACTAATGAAGCTCACAATGGTAGAGTTTAGCTACTACATTGGTTTCCCTGTGCTGCAGATTGCAGAGC CTTTCCATTATCCAGAGCTGAACACCAGTCAGCTGCTTCGCTCCTCCTGGGTTAGAACAG TTCTCCTGGGTATTCTGGACAAGAAAATGAGCGAACGGACCTTTCAAGCCAACATGGAGCGCAGAGTGGCCTTGTTGCTTGGGGAAGCGATGGGACAAGTCAGGCGGGTCAAAAGAGCAACCGTTGTAGGCAACAGCAGCGTACAG GTTTTGAGTGTGAGCCGGCTGGAGGGTGCCGACAATCCAGCCGAGATGGTGTATTTTGTGGAGGGTCAGAATGGTCAGAGGATGCCTGCTGTCCAAACCGCCAACCTGCTGAACAGCCTGGATGTTCAGAGGGCGGCCATTGTCCTGGGCTACCGTGTGCAGGGCGTTCTGGCTCAGC CTGTGGAGAAAATGGCGTCCTCTCCCTCCGACTCAGAGAACAGCAACATGTGGATCGTCATCGGCGTGGTGGTTCCGCTGCtcgtcgtcgtcatcatcatctCCATCCTCTACTGGAAGCTCTGCCGGACCGACAAGCTGGAGTTCCAGCCGGACGCCATGACAACCATCCAGCAGAGGCAGAAG CTACAGGCTCCCAGTGTGAAAGGCTTTGATTTTGCCAAGCTCCATCTTGGCCAGCAGAGTAAAGATGATGTCATGGTGATCCAGGAGCCCGCCCTGCCAGGCTCTGGCTCCGCTCCTCTCGCTCAGTCCATTAAAGATGGCCTCAGTCCATCTGAGAACGGCGAGGTCCCCACGCCCAAATCCAAAACCTCCGCCTCCTCCACCAAGGCGTCCCGCGGCGGCCGGAGGCGAGAAAG GATCTCCCCATCAGACGGTGACTCAGTGGTGAGTGACCACTCCAGTGAACGGGAACCCACTGAGGAGAACCTGAGAGCCCACGCCACGCCCAGCGACAGCAAGCAGACCC GCAAGAATAGAATTG gtccaCCACCTATGAACGGTGCTGCAAATGAGCAGCTGTCGTCAGCCTCCATCTTTGAACATGTCGACCGGATGTCTCGCGCCACAGATGCGAGCCGCAGGCTCCCCAACAAAGTCCAGCTCATCGCCATGCAGCCAATGCCTGTCCCACCACTGCACGGCCCACCTGTCAACGGCAAACCATCTGATACCAACCAAATGAACAAGGAG ATCCAGGCAGCGTTGAGGCACAAGTCAGAGATCGAACATCATCGTAACAAGATTCGTCTGCGTGCCAAGAGGAAAGGTCATTATGATTTCCCTGCAATGGACGATATAATCGACAGCCTCGGCGACGCAAAGGAGCAGGATCGCATCTACCAGAAGGCACAGACTCAAATCGATAAGATTCTGGATCCAGATAATCCCGTTCCTGCCGTCTTTATGGATTCCAAGAAAAG CGGTCGTGGGCGGCGCTCCCCAAAGCAGAGATTGAAGAATCAGCTGAATGGAGGCCTGATAGAAGCAGATAAAGACCACCTCATCACTGAAGACAGCGACGCCGTTTACAGGAAGTGCCCCGGGGTCAACAACGTGGCCTACGTG TCGGACCCGGACCAAGGCCCCGGTTCCCCTCAGAGGAGCCCCTCCCCCACCGATGACGTCTTCCTCGGCCCAGCTTCCTCCCCGCCGGGCCACGCCCCGCCTCCGCCCCCCTACCTGCCCCCGCAGCCCTCCATCGAGGAGGCGCGGCAGCAGATGCACTCGCTGCTGGACGACGCCTTCGCTCTGGTGTCGCCCACATCTCAGAGCAGCACGGCGGGCATCACTCTGCCCGGGGTCAACCCCCAGGGCTGCAGCCCTCCTGGCCGGGGCCCCAGGGCCTGGGGCCCCTCCTACCAGCCTCCTTTTCCTGGT AGATTCACTGAGCTGGGTGTCTCCTCTCCTGCAATCCAAGGCCTGACTCCAAG GCAGGGCCTTGGCTCCAGCTTCCTGCCACCAGGAGAAGCAGCGGGCCTCAGCGAGTCTCTGCAGCCGGACAGCTTGTTCTCCAGCAGGGCGCTTTACGCCAAGGAGCTGCCCTCGTCTGCCAGGCCGCGCCCGGTGGGGGGGACCACAG GTGCTCAGCTCCATCACCTCACACAGGTGGGCCTGTCCAGCCACATGAACGGCTACCCAGCAGGCATCAGGGCGGCTCCCGGCCAGAACGGAGGCCTGGGCTGGAACCACTACCACACCGACAACTTCTCCAGGCTGGACGTTGAAAAAGAGGCA ATGCACAGGAGTGGGAGTGGGGATCCCACGGCGCCCCCTGTCCATCTGGACACgtcagcggcggcggcggcgtaCCTGTCGTCCCCCCCGCCCCTGGACACGTCGCCCCCCACCCACTCCTCCGCCTCGCTGATCAAGGCCAtcagagaggagctgctgcGTCTCTCCCAGAAGCAGGCGGCCGTGTCCAGCTACCACAGCTGA
- the si:ch211-1e14.1 gene encoding UPF0606 protein KIAA1549 isoform X2 codes for MAGILSAVGLAVMLQALMRDQCAAFLGITVLVTLISAGSPLPDESLLDSNTSPVEVLGGVPKTTRSSPSALPDSHYTAFKNPESLSALLSIPETVPKARTADSELLKSGHGASENSKSVVPRNVSVEETGVRTTPPLSPIGLPQGFEASATISTEKRGVRTSPHKQEYNFSLYSKIWKQLPQSNASLTTVNPSALRKSTFHQSLDHEEETTSSLVQNGTLKQMQSVVTSVANPPLEPPELALSESESQKVASSRQIVQNKSEQNMNTLPSLDEIMAPGYHMPFITPQSSLVFSDPNQVPSEDFYPSNTMNVDWGSGDYLETMSFFNTDNDDYSLVTKVLSDPYDMEDDTEIYDTAFPSRVGISPSSRHLGYASSPSSLMTPYLTVPPHQSIYPSSLSTKASNLLKPTDVAGTDAPDVSDIDWGDAFTIRPTDVLLPDMNSLEYYTTQLTKDSNASETGAEYRQNVTEMSINATMAPPSTDVTSDGNLTEGESSSDLSGFEPHYESTTVVTTEITPQLSNASESFLDPSIVPTYVLDPSSSVRDGPVSTTGWFTHSLTVDIDSALAEILHPSATSLLPEDLASSSLTDVHWFVTESFDDGPTLITPVITATAAFSPEPPENTTAIATDPMSQDSFATEQPGDMTLVSNESMSYNVTLVPPVMFGDQSVTEDGADNRTTMVTNPTSSEVITAAETTNPAATNTPHQATTGSSATAETSTSVGITTATSKPTTAPSTTSRQYLCKVDHPVYLTKTGFPSGVTVGFAKSQVRDILKVEFNKSVELQVVSPPPQFVFRVVSGPVVYTAISVINALRRSGRRFLYVSPNQTTPDQKYQVHTVLQFVPGHVDVRCCSFFESVEKGLIMAFAEVRRRSKESTNFTIHILNITTATNRYGEQQLARQPVDITFTVSGSRGYLMGSKVSNALMKLTMVEFSYYIGFPVLQIAEPFHYPELNTSQLLRSSWVRTVLLGILDKKMSERTFQANMERRVALLLGEAMGQVRRVKRATVVGNSSVQVLSVSRLEGADNPAEMVYFVEGQNGQRMPAVQTANLLNSLDVQRAAIVLGYRVQGVLAQPVEKMASSPSDSENSNMWIVIGVVVPLLVVVIIISILYWKLCRTDKLEFQPDAMTTIQQRQKLQAPSVKGFDFAKLHLGQQSKDDVMVIQEPALPGSGSAPLAQSIKDGLSPSENGEVPTPKSKTSASSTKASRGGRRRERISPSDGDSVVSDHSSEREPTEENLRAHATPSDSKQTRPPPMNGAANEQLSSASIFEHVDRMSRATDASRRLPNKVQLIAMQPMPVPPLHGPPVNGKPSDTNQMNKEIQAALRHKSEIEHHRNKIRLRAKRKGHYDFPAMDDIIDSLGDAKEQDRIYQKAQTQIDKILDPDNPVPAVFMDSKKSGRGRRSPKQRLKNQLNGGLIEADKDHLITEDSDAVYRKCPGVNNVAYVSDPDQGPGSPQRSPSPTDDVFLGPASSPPGHAPPPPPYLPPQPSIEEARQQMHSLLDDAFALVSPTSQSSTAGITLPGVNPQGCSPPGRGPRAWGPSYQPPFPGRFTELGVSSPAIQGLTPRQGLGSSFLPPGEAAGLSESLQPDSLFSSRALYAKELPSSARPRPVGGTTGAQLHHLTQVGLSSHMNGYPAGIRAAPGQNGGLGWNHYHTDNFSRLDVEKEAMHRSGSGDPTAPPVHLDTSAAAAAYLSSPPPLDTSPPTHSSASLIKAIREELLRLSQKQAAVSSYHS; via the exons ATGGCAGGTATTCTCTCCGCTGTGGGTTTGGCGGTGATGCTCCAGGCTCTGATGCGTGACCAGTGTGCAGCGTTTCTGGGGATAACAGTGTTGGTAACGCTGATCTCTGCTGGCTCACCTCTTCCAG ACGAGTCTCTGTTGGACTCAAACACCTCCCCTGTCGAAGTTCTTGGAGGGGTTCCAAAGACAACAAGATCATCACCGTCCGCCTTACCAGACTCACATTATACTGCCTTTAAGAACCCAGAGTCACTCAGTGCCCTCCTCTCCATTCCTGAAACAGTTCCCAAAGCAAGAACTGCTGACAGCGAGCTTTTAAAATCAGGGCATGGTGCTTCTGAAAACTCTAAATCTGTAGTGCCAAGGAATGTCTCTGTAGAGGAGACAGGTGTTCGAACAACTCCGCCATTAAGCCCCATTGGACTTCCCCAGGGATTTGAGGCGTCAGCTACAATCTCCACTGAAAAGAGGGGGGTTAGGACTAGTCCTCACAAACAGGAATATAATTTTTCTCTATATTCCAAGATTTGGAAGCAACTACCCCAGTCTAATGCGTCTCTGACGACCGTAAATCCTTCTGCTTTgagaaaatcaacatttcatCAAAGTCTTGATCATGAAGAAGAAACAACTTCAAGCCTGGTGCAGAATGggacattaaaacaaatgcagtcaGTTGTGACCTCAGTGGCCAACCCACCTCTTGAACCTCCCGAACTAGCTTTGTCTGAGTCTGAAAGTCAAAAGGTGGCTTCAAGCCGCCAAATAGTGCAGAACAAATCTgaacaaaacatgaacacacTACCCAGTTTAGACGAGATCATGGCTCCTGGCTACCATATGCCTTTCATCACCCCCCAATCCTCGTTGGTTTTTTCTGACCCTAACCAGGTGCCTTCAGAGGACTTCTACCCTTCAAACACCATGAATGTGGACTGGGGTTCTGGAGACTACTTGGAAACGATGTCCTTCTTCAACACGGATAATGATGATTACTCTCTGGTTACTAAGGTTCTCTCAGACCCATACGATATGGAGGACGACACAGAAATCTACGACACAGCCTTTCCTTCCAGAGTGGGCATATCGCCTTCCTCCAGGCACCTTGGTTATGCCTCATCTCCTTCCAGCCTCATGACGCCATACCTCACCGTTCCTCCACATCAATCCATTTATCCATCCTCCCTTTCTACAAAGGCTTCCAATTTATTGAAGCCGACTGATGTAGCTGGAACAGATGCACCTGACGTATCAGACATCGATTGGGGAGATGCCTTCACAATTCGACCAACAGATGTCCTCTTGCCTGACATGAACAGCTTAGAGTATTACACCACTCAGCTGACAAAGGACAGCAATGCTTCAGAAACTGGAGCAGAGTACAGGCAGAATGTCACTGAGATGTCCATCAATGCTACAATGGCTCCACCCTCCACAGACGTGACGTCTGATGGTAATCTGACAGAGGGTGAGTCCTCCAGTGATCTGTCAGGGTTTGAACCTCATTATGAATCAACTACAGTAGTTACCACAGAGATCACTCCTCAGCTGAGCAATGCTTCTGAGTCTTTTCTTGATCCTTCCATCGTCCCAACCTACGTCTTAGATCCCTCTTCCTCTGTAAGGGATGGTCCAGTTTCCACCACAGGCTGGTTTACACATTCGCTCACCGTAGATATTGATTCTGCTTTAGCAGAAATTTTACATCCAAGTGCAACATCTCTTCTACCAGAAGATTTAGCATCGTCTTCTCTGACAGACGTCCATTGGTTTGTTACAGAATCATTCGACGACGGTCCTACACTCATTACTCCCGTCATAACTGCAACTGCAGCCTTCTCTCCTGAACCCCCTGAAAACACCACTGCCATTGCAACTGACCCAATGTCCCAAGACTCATTTGCAACCGAACAACCCGGCGATATGACTCTAGTTTCAAATGAATCCATGTCTTACAATGTTACTCTGGTTCCTCCGGTTATGTTTGGTGATCAGAGCGTGACGGAAGACGGAGCGGATAACCGAACCACAATGGTCACAAACCCAACAAGCAGTGAAGTTATTACTGCTGCGGAAACCACAAATCCAGCTGCCACAAATACCCCTCATCAGGCAACAACCGGATCTTCTGCCACCGCTGAAACCTCCACTAGTGTTGGCATCACCACTGCTACCAGCAAACCAACCACAGCTCCATCAACTACATCAAGGCAGTACCTCTGCAAAGTTGACCACCCTGTTTATTTAACAAAGACTG GTTTCCCGTCTGGGGTGACTGTTGGATTTGCCAAATCTCAAGTGAGAGACATTCTGAAAGTGGAATTTAACAAGTCAGTGGAGCTGCAG GTTGTTAGCCCTCCTCCACAGTTCGTCTTCCGGGTGGTGTCGGGTCCAGTTGTGTACACAGCCATATCTGTCATCAACGCTCTGCGAAGGTCCGGCCGGCGCTTCCTCTATGTGTCCCCTAACCAAACGACACCGGACCAAAAGTACCAAGTCCACACAG TGTTGCAGTTTGTCCCGGGTCATGTTGACGTGCGATGCTGCAGCTTCTTTGAGAGCGTGGAGAAAGGTTTGATCATGGCTTTTGCAGAAGTACGGCGTCGGTCGAAGGAATCGACCAACTTCACCATCCAT ATTCTAAACATCACCACTGCTACAAACAGATATGGGGAACAACAGCTGGCGAGGCAGCCAGTAGACATCACCTTCACTGTCAGTGGTTCTCGGGGTTATCTTATGGGGTCGAAGGTCAGCAACGCACTAATGAAGCTCACAATGGTAGAGTTTAGCTACTACATTGGTTTCCCTGTGCTGCAGATTGCAGAGC CTTTCCATTATCCAGAGCTGAACACCAGTCAGCTGCTTCGCTCCTCCTGGGTTAGAACAG TTCTCCTGGGTATTCTGGACAAGAAAATGAGCGAACGGACCTTTCAAGCCAACATGGAGCGCAGAGTGGCCTTGTTGCTTGGGGAAGCGATGGGACAAGTCAGGCGGGTCAAAAGAGCAACCGTTGTAGGCAACAGCAGCGTACAG GTTTTGAGTGTGAGCCGGCTGGAGGGTGCCGACAATCCAGCCGAGATGGTGTATTTTGTGGAGGGTCAGAATGGTCAGAGGATGCCTGCTGTCCAAACCGCCAACCTGCTGAACAGCCTGGATGTTCAGAGGGCGGCCATTGTCCTGGGCTACCGTGTGCAGGGCGTTCTGGCTCAGC CTGTGGAGAAAATGGCGTCCTCTCCCTCCGACTCAGAGAACAGCAACATGTGGATCGTCATCGGCGTGGTGGTTCCGCTGCtcgtcgtcgtcatcatcatctCCATCCTCTACTGGAAGCTCTGCCGGACCGACAAGCTGGAGTTCCAGCCGGACGCCATGACAACCATCCAGCAGAGGCAGAAG CTACAGGCTCCCAGTGTGAAAGGCTTTGATTTTGCCAAGCTCCATCTTGGCCAGCAGAGTAAAGATGATGTCATGGTGATCCAGGAGCCCGCCCTGCCAGGCTCTGGCTCCGCTCCTCTCGCTCAGTCCATTAAAGATGGCCTCAGTCCATCTGAGAACGGCGAGGTCCCCACGCCCAAATCCAAAACCTCCGCCTCCTCCACCAAGGCGTCCCGCGGCGGCCGGAGGCGAGAAAG GATCTCCCCATCAGACGGTGACTCAGTGGTGAGTGACCACTCCAGTGAACGGGAACCCACTGAGGAGAACCTGAGAGCCCACGCCACGCCCAGCGACAGCAAGCAGACCC gtccaCCACCTATGAACGGTGCTGCAAATGAGCAGCTGTCGTCAGCCTCCATCTTTGAACATGTCGACCGGATGTCTCGCGCCACAGATGCGAGCCGCAGGCTCCCCAACAAAGTCCAGCTCATCGCCATGCAGCCAATGCCTGTCCCACCACTGCACGGCCCACCTGTCAACGGCAAACCATCTGATACCAACCAAATGAACAAGGAG ATCCAGGCAGCGTTGAGGCACAAGTCAGAGATCGAACATCATCGTAACAAGATTCGTCTGCGTGCCAAGAGGAAAGGTCATTATGATTTCCCTGCAATGGACGATATAATCGACAGCCTCGGCGACGCAAAGGAGCAGGATCGCATCTACCAGAAGGCACAGACTCAAATCGATAAGATTCTGGATCCAGATAATCCCGTTCCTGCCGTCTTTATGGATTCCAAGAAAAG CGGTCGTGGGCGGCGCTCCCCAAAGCAGAGATTGAAGAATCAGCTGAATGGAGGCCTGATAGAAGCAGATAAAGACCACCTCATCACTGAAGACAGCGACGCCGTTTACAGGAAGTGCCCCGGGGTCAACAACGTGGCCTACGTG TCGGACCCGGACCAAGGCCCCGGTTCCCCTCAGAGGAGCCCCTCCCCCACCGATGACGTCTTCCTCGGCCCAGCTTCCTCCCCGCCGGGCCACGCCCCGCCTCCGCCCCCCTACCTGCCCCCGCAGCCCTCCATCGAGGAGGCGCGGCAGCAGATGCACTCGCTGCTGGACGACGCCTTCGCTCTGGTGTCGCCCACATCTCAGAGCAGCACGGCGGGCATCACTCTGCCCGGGGTCAACCCCCAGGGCTGCAGCCCTCCTGGCCGGGGCCCCAGGGCCTGGGGCCCCTCCTACCAGCCTCCTTTTCCTGGT AGATTCACTGAGCTGGGTGTCTCCTCTCCTGCAATCCAAGGCCTGACTCCAAG GCAGGGCCTTGGCTCCAGCTTCCTGCCACCAGGAGAAGCAGCGGGCCTCAGCGAGTCTCTGCAGCCGGACAGCTTGTTCTCCAGCAGGGCGCTTTACGCCAAGGAGCTGCCCTCGTCTGCCAGGCCGCGCCCGGTGGGGGGGACCACAG GTGCTCAGCTCCATCACCTCACACAGGTGGGCCTGTCCAGCCACATGAACGGCTACCCAGCAGGCATCAGGGCGGCTCCCGGCCAGAACGGAGGCCTGGGCTGGAACCACTACCACACCGACAACTTCTCCAGGCTGGACGTTGAAAAAGAGGCA ATGCACAGGAGTGGGAGTGGGGATCCCACGGCGCCCCCTGTCCATCTGGACACgtcagcggcggcggcggcgtaCCTGTCGTCCCCCCCGCCCCTGGACACGTCGCCCCCCACCCACTCCTCCGCCTCGCTGATCAAGGCCAtcagagaggagctgctgcGTCTCTCCCAGAAGCAGGCGGCCGTGTCCAGCTACCACAGCTGA